Genomic segment of Nilaparvata lugens isolate BPH chromosome 6, ASM1435652v1, whole genome shotgun sequence:
GTACTTCACACATTTTTGTGGCtggaataaataattgtatcaTAAAATCATAATACTGTATAAAATAAGTACCAAGCTATAGATTAATTGAGAGTGAACATTTCAACATCAACTATTAGTgataatcaaaaaaaaaaactgttgtCCACTTGCCGTTTTATTTGACATAGttgtataatttaaaatcttcatatcagctttaaaaaataaattgtaaaattttttgagggtttgaaatgaaatattcaaagaATTGACAAAAGAGTTACATAGTGACATTTATGTAACAGATTACATAGTAATCTCAATTTGGGCTAAGCACAGGGAGAGGAGGAGTTTGGAGCATTGTCTGTTTCttgtttaatttttcaatatgtgTTGTATGAATGGAAAActgaataaatagaaaatattaataagCAGAATACGATAGttaaaagaataagacgttgatgttgttaATATCACTACATTtgttcaaaattcattcaaattacagaaccaggtttcatgaaTACATGCCACCCGatgtaatttaaattaattttgaacaaatatagtggtattgacaacatcaacgtcttattgtTTCAAAATGTCACAACATCTCCTGCCATACAATCAAACTTACGATAATATCTTGTTCGCGCAACATATCAGTGTAGGAGCCATCGGGAAACTCGAAATTGAAGTAGAAGCAATGGCTGACGCCAACCACTTGACCACGGTGGTAGCGATCTATCTGGTCCTTTCTCGCCCACACCCATTGGCCCATTTGTATTCCACATGTCTACAACAAAATTAcaagttcaaagtgaatctaaATACAGTATTCTAAACAATAGATCAACTCTTTTGGCAACAATCAACTCACTTCTTATAAACTCtcaaattattaaacaaaaatagcTCTAGCAGGCTGTTTAATCAACTTCTTCTTGAAATAAAGATTTTACcaaaaaaacaattgaaatcaaattgatcaatgactgagaatattcattttacaacttaCAATTATTCACAGTTGAAAAAACGAATGTAGTACTCCACTTACTATTTAAACACTTTCTGTACTATTCTTgccttttttattaaataaaatttcaaagaaaTTAGTCTTATTTCAACTCACTATCTCTGATGACAATTTTTACAAAAGAGtataattgaacgagcgaagCTATCACACAGGCAGACCTTTATGCGCTAACACATAATTttagctggttaatatacaacataatttactacttttacatcaataaactgatacgggttgggatatcaatgtgcggttctCTCTCGGAACTCTTTataaaaatcatgtatcacatgacctccttctcattcaaaataatgacggtcaaagatgttgaagcgacagagtaatatttgaatagtaattttctatttcaaacaGGATCTCCAATGAAaaccactgtcaaattattattcttgtaagagaaatattcaactgtttcataattttcatcaactctgtataattaaaagttgcgggtttcaaagattacaataaaacagtttttgaacgagttctccaaccagggggtcactagtattgaaaaaaatctaaattttaatGTGTTACCAGCTTTTCATCAAAATCTTGCGATTATATCGTTACAGTTAAGTGTATAGATTGTATCGTCAAGTATGTTGAATGTATAATTCGAAATCCTTTtgaggaaaataatatttttcctcaACAATCTGAGAATAGGCTTTTAGCTTCACCTGTTGTTGAATAGAGAAATTCCTCTATCACATAatcatatttcaaattcacatcAAGATTTCACAAATGACAGTGATTCAACAATATATAATGCCTATGATACCTTGACCATTGTACTTGTTGACTATGAAGAACTTGCTCAATGACTATATAAATTATCGTTTCTCctacttttacattttttctcaagtaCGTATGAATtccaaagaaaaaaaattaaaatttgatcaTGTTATAGAAAATTTCTCCTATTCAAACtgtaataaacaattcaattgaTAAACTCATTATTGATGTATTGTATACCTTGGAGTGGGTGTGAGGGTGGTCACTACAGGTGACAAAGAACTTGCATCCTTGGAAGCGGCTGATGCGGAAGTGACAGCCTTTGGCCAGAGCACAAGTCACGTGGAACCATCGGCTGCACGACCAATCACAGCAGTGCACCAAGCCGCCCGCTTTACTACACACCCAACACTACAATACACACACATTTATTAGTAAGTGCATGTCACATATGAAAAACTTTACAAataaatacagagtggcccataaGTCAGATGACACGCTGTTACACACTGTTAACTTAATATTCATTGTTTATCGAATAACGATGAACAAACTATCACGATCAATCATCAAACTAAACTTCAGTAAACAGCTGTGGCAAAAAACCTAAATAGCTGTGGTTTGGTTTGTAAGAGCAGCTGATCTTAAAAAATGCTAGCGTCAACTGGTTTATGGGCCAACCTGTAcattgttataaataaataaaatttgaaaatggttgAATAagttaaggtgcattttcgtttgtgcgtaaacttccgcagtcgacgactacaagcattgttgacattcatattgtccagtgtgctaaaacagctgatcaaataacttttcattatttgtgtcattattcaagaatcaaaaaattctaataatatcaacatattgtcatTCAAAAGTATAAACGAAATCTCCCCCattgaaacataattgaacataatattttaggttatctagacaaattgaaatctacccattctgagatcctcaccctgtcgtggtcgacgacggcatttacgcacaaacgaaaacccagatTAAAGTTGAACGGAAAGTGCGATTAATGTCAGCAACGTGCAGTGTTGACTCAACACCGAATCAACAAACAAGTCACTTAAGCACTCNNNNNNNNNNNNNNNNNNNNNNNNNNNNNNNNNNNNNNNNNNNNNNNNNNNNNNNNNNNNNNNNNNNNNNNNNNNNNNNNNNNNNNNNNNNNNNNNNNNNCGTTCTGTGGGGGAAAAATGAATGATCCATGGACACTTATTGTTGAAGTTCGAGGAAAAGTTTACGGATCAACAAACCAGGCGAAATTATTGCCGGATGCTGTCACTTTTCTCTGCAAATAAATTTTCACGTAATGACAATTTCCCCGTGTAGATGATATCTTGGGAACTGTTTTCTAATATACTTTTATCTTGGTACTGATACAGTAACTACTTTTCACCCAACGGTCAATAAATACTGCATCTATTATGTAGGATGCAACAACTATTCAACGATGGTATTGGATTATCAGTTGACTTTCATCTGGAATTGAAATGCAGAGCATTCTGGTATTTGTTCATcgaaaaaaacatcgatgtaaTTTTTCCAACTGATTACGGACTAACGATGTGGGCCTACATTCTGATACTGAAGTAATCAGCTCATAGGAACGTCCTATTACTTTTTCCTAGAAACTAATTCGTTTATTCCAATTCTATTATTTGACTTTCCagtattgagaaaaatacaaattctacTGGTTTAAGGGATAAATTCCTTTCATCTAgtagattttattcaatttcattctttgTAATAGAGCAGAATAGCTCTTTGTAGCTGTTAAAACTATAGAAGACGTAATCTCTTCAGCCTTTATTACATCacgaaaatgaaattaatttgtgtttttattagtttttcatATCGGTAACAAAAGTTACCTGAACTATTAGGCTACTTATGTACTTTCCTTACCTTACCTAGTTTTTTGTCAACTCGAGTaaattctctaaattcaaacGACGTCAAGTAAACACACCTTGAGGCCTACTGTATTATTAGTTGATATGAAACTACAGTTTTGTTCTGTCAATGTATGAGAGATATCCTATACTCATATAcaggattattatttttcttattggGCAGTAGAAAAATAATCttcgatgaaatattttatcagctCCGGGACGTCCCATTACTTTTCCCAGAAATGTTATCTCTGTCCGTTCATTCATTAGGGctaagccacatgaagcgtttttgcaTTGGCGATGAACGactcggcagggcaggaagctctccgattggcagATTATCAGCTGATCCCCGATCGCCAACCCAATCCCGCCACATTTGTCCTAGCCCTTATAGTAATGATTGGTTACATACAAATGGAATGCTCATGTTTGTCATATTAGCTTGTGAAGTACAGCATTACTGTAATTTATTATGAGGAATTAGTTTAAAAAAAGTGCCCCGTGTAAAGACACGACAAGTGTTCCAATTTGCGTTGTCTTACTTAACAGTAGAATATGTGAGGTATGCTGTGTGGAAGCATGGCGGCGTTTATCGATTGCAGGCGTCATCCCCTCGTGCGGGGGTGGCAGCGAGTTGATTCGAGCACGGGCAGCTTTTTTCGTAACAGGGTCAGTGGGTCAGGTCAGGGCCGGGGCCGGGGCCAGAGCTTTGCTCTGGGGGCTTCTCCCGCCCTTGCCCAACCGGTATCATCGTGTGCGGGGGTCGCTCAGCCTGGGACCCCTAGCTAGACGACGCCCCTAACTGTGGGGTGGGGGAGGGACCCTGCTATCCCTTTCATCCAGACCGTTCCCTCTTCAACTCCCGTTGCCCAACTTTCCCTTATTTAGGTCAGCGCGGCACTTCACTGCAAACAACCACCCCCTCCCCCAACTTCACTTTGAACAACCCCTCTAACTAACTCTCACTATTGCTTGCTTTGTAGACGACGATCCGacgaaaaatagaataatttccatTTCATGAAATTGTTGCTCTCCAAGGAGACCATCCCCGGCTCCAGGCCGACCTACTTTCACACTCATGTGTGTTGTGGTGGTGGGGAGGGGTGAGGAGTTGGTTTCAGTCTCATTATCAGGATGGTGGCTGGCTGGCTTTTCATATTCCAGAATTTCATCTTCGGTCTCGATGGTTTTTCTGTTCATGTGCTGCTGGTTTTTCATTCTCCATGAATGGGCTTTGTATTGTGCAGCCATCTAGCTTGATTAATTTTCTGGATGTTCTTTCAAGTGGCACAAATTTATGTATGCGAGCAGAATGAGGTATAATATTCGGCCCCTGGCACACTTTGTCGGCTTCAACCTTCCAGGATCCTCAACTGTATccccattataattattataatactttCTTTGCAAAGTGCTGATCTCGATTTGAAACTGAATTCGGTTGATACAACCATGAAGAAAAGATTATGCCTACATGAGAATTTTGCTTGTGCGCGGGTAAGTCCTTCGAAGTAAGGAATCTTTTGCTTAAATCTTTGCATTTTTTATGGAATGCTTCATTTCAATTCTGAAATAGGCCATTACGTTTGATCTTCTGAATCTCTCTCGCTTGCGCCGATTGCTTTCTCAACACTACtataattgtatatttttctaCAACAGTAGTTGAAACTGACCTAGTCAAATTTCTTCGGTAACAGTCTGAAATAACAAAGAAACGCCAATTAGTGATTCACGAGGTGATTGTTAATGAATGGGAATAAATTAATCGCTAATCATCGACAACAAAGATCGAATAATCAATTTTGATTGGAGGACAAACgactaatactaataatattattgatttccgGCGAATTTAGGCTGGTGATTCCGGTTTATTAGTGATGTAGTGCGTCGTCACTTATCTCAGTGTCATATTGATGCAAAAATCGGATGTGTATTAAAATGAGCTTTGGCTAACTGTCATTATGAGCGTCTTGTTTGAAATTTACGGCATGACTTATGGTAGGCCTTCTCTAATTGAAATAATTCGAGACACACAATAACTTGTGCAGAATTTTAATATCTATTGAGAACTATAGAATGTTCATacaattatacaataaattatccgTTTTGATAGtttagtataatataatttatagtgtaatattatttttgtactgCTATTAAGTTGTATtgcttttttaaaataaaataaataaattattttattttctgttaCTCTTGTTAGATTAGATTATTGGTTGAGAAGCGGATTGGAAgttttaattttctttagaAAATGAGCTAGGGTGTATGACATTTCGAATAAACacgttttcaattttattattggatcgagaattacagtattataaaatCTTTGTCTAGTGTTAcattaaaactagtagttctgtgaacagtagacctcgcgcagttacgaaccgcagcctcctcttctactgtccatcagagtaaattaatcctgtctgtatgtcgtgtcggcgagacaTCGGTGTggaaacggctaatggctgttggggttggtgtatcaaaaatgctaacatcaaaagctaatccccttcaagacatactggcaacaggacagcccaagttcaaagcagagaaagttcgagagactatgttattttagttattattgcatgcgtcattgcacgcaatcaatagttcatttatttatttattcacaatggagacaacgggtttccccaaatatatgtctccttaacaataaaaattgtaggcTACAGATACAAAcgtatataatatgtttgttcgtaataatacgaacttatgcaataataaataatacaaacaacaaaaataccacctaattcaaaaatgaaaaatattaagatttcaaatacttatgaagaaagtaaaaataaaacaaattgagaattcaaaattccaaaattaataaaattaaagaatataataacaaataatgaacaaaacttttatcaatagaatgaataagTTAACATTTTTAACTGAAcaacgtcccaaaccatatgcacatccacactgatacaccaactatttatttgatcagatcatgcttacacaggatttaattatcatataaggctttccagaatttagcgcgagaaaaccagaagacatctaggcgcctagacaagctgttataataaaattatattattctttgcatcctatttaatagtgcataaaaattgcattcaatgaggcatgcaatttatagtctacactgctgattttttaccaagttacattgagatattgaattgcatgcgtcatggcatgcgatttataatcaactcgacagctgatttatgatgaataataataattctatagtctgatttttactctaatattggcgtatgaaggaggctcctttttccttttatattatccttgaaatgcaaaatttccaaaaactttgtatatttgtcgacgcgcaatttaaaaaggacctgtcaaatttcatgaaaatctattaccgcgtttcgccgtaaatgcgcaacatataaacatttaaacactgagagaaatgccaaaccgtcgacttgaatcttagacctcacttcgctcggtcaattacttaAACAAAattgcttgataaaattataTGTCCCGTTTTCATTCATCAATCGGTTTAGTGGTTATTAATggagatgaataatttataataaattgtaacctgttattattaaattgatttcaagTTGAGATTTTGGGGAATTTCATAACCAGTTCAATCAATTATGGTAAACATAATAGTGAGGTCGAtaaaatctatattttattatccCTTGACTTTATCATTTGTCCTTATCCTTTATCCGTGAATTATTTACCCCTTTAGCAAATATTAAATGGAGTATACATCTCAGTGATGTAAATAAATCATTTAATTTCTGAGTTTGTAGATTAAATTCTCAATTCTTGAATGGTCGATgattcaacattttcaatattataaactcAACTCCTACCCAACTCCTACCAGCACCAGCACAGTTCAAGGATGAGAAAATACCATGCATAGATTATCTTTTCGCAACAAGTTCGTGATAGCCTACCTACTTGAACAGGCTAAAATAAATCTCCAAACAGCTGCTTATGTCTAGCCAACCATCTTGACCTTGAATTGAAGGTCAAATGAGCCGAACCGTCCGGGTCTAGCACTAGCACTTCCCTAATCGCAGTCCACAGTCAGACTTGGCTTCCTGGTCCTGGTGTGAACTTGGCTTTGATCAGTAAACAAACATACAGCTTACTATAACTATACATGCTGTTTACTGTTCAGTAAATAAGCTACTAGAGATACAGAATAGACTATTTCTACATCTATGATAATAGCCTAATAAATAGTACATGGACTAAGCTCATTGAATTTCGTCTGGtctccaattttcaatgaaaataacgGGAATCTATGTGTTTTCTGTTGTTGTTGAATGGTGtgtgatttattattttgacaGTTTTTAATTAATCATCACTGTATGAAGTAGTTTTTATGAGGGAAGTATTTCAATACTCTTCCTGTGATTGTTGAATACTGTAACTCCAGTAGGCCCATCTCCAATTAttttctatcattactataactggAGTTTGCcttcaacaatattatctacAAACAAAATTGTTTATATGGAATGCCCAGTAACTTATCATCTTATCATCGAAAGCTGATATGAAATATGTATTTTCAACGTCCAATGCACATTCTTCGTTTATATTACTTACACataatctattttataattcaaagttAACAATCATAAACATTTAATGAAATCAAAAATCATCGAAATTCTTTCAAATACTTTGGATGGATATTAAAGCTTGAACAACATACAATGACAAAAGTTTTACCACATTCCTCACTTGGTTCATCAGCTTTGTCCTCTTTTCCTCTTTTaacatttctgaaaatattcgaGATTTTATCATTGAcaacattgacaattattaGGATTTCAATATAGGTTACTGCTCTCTAATACTATTGGTTAGATTAGAAGGGATGAATTTGATCCTTTTTTTTAGTAGGTACCGTAACTAACAAAACAACTCTCTCTTTAGCTGAATTTTACTTTGTATTATGAGTTCACAGATTAAAAGGGATCAAcacaattattcttttcaatataACTAACAAACCAAGTCTCTCTTGATTTAACTGAATTCTTCTTAGTATTATCAattaacaacaatattcaagtagtCATATATGAGGGGCTGTGAGCTAGAGTGGAGCAAGCCGtctttttcattattctatCACATCATTCCAAAGTGGTGTATTATATTAAACTATTAAGTAATTCATTGTAGTATTTAGAAGTAATCAAATCCATAATTTCATAGTTCATTCAATAGAGAGAATCAAATTTCAGTCATGCATACAATTTTATTAATGATcgttcattcaataaaataactttttgaaatgtttctttattgaattgaatacttGTCAATTTTGAGCCAAACTTGATTTTGTTGTATTCATCACTCGCCTAATTATTGTCATTAGCAGTTGGTGCTACTTGGTATATCTCTGTTCAATGATTGTGTTGTATTTGTGTTGCAGGTGGACGACCAGATGAAGCTACTGCAGCACTCGTGGTCGGACATGTTGGTTCTGGACCACATGCACCAACGCATGCACAACCAACTGCCGGACGAGACGGCGCTGCCCAACGGCCAGAAGTTCGACCTGCTGTCCCTGGGGCTGCTCGGCGTCCCGGCGCTACAAGAGCCCTTCCACCTCATCACCACCAAGCTGCAGCAGCTCAAGTTCGACGTCAGTGACTACATCTGCTGCAAGTTCCTACTGCTGCTCAACCCTGGTCAGTCTACTagtttactattattattttctattatttattgtacaataatTGCTTAACAGTAAATATTCATCCTATAGCAAGCAGGTTGGCATTGATACAAAATTCAAATAGAAGTCAATATCGATAGTAACAAATCAAGACAGTAAATAATGATATCATGCACAAAAGAAAAAACCCTGGTCAGTCAGTTATTATCAGAACCTTAGAATAGAACAATCTCAAGTAAAACTTTTCTCTGTGGAAAATAGCACTTGCATCGATAAATTGATATAGCCTTTTGTTGTAAGATTCACGTCTGAAACTCAGCCTTCTGTTTAAAATTGGTTTGATATCCTTTACTATCATcaaacaatagttatttgtgcaactagtgcgcaaagtgacagtttgctgcaccgagaaagaaacgtttacgcacgagccgtaggtgagggtggaatggtttcttgagtgcagcagaggaactttgcgcacgtatttcacattaaatttttcctacagttaggcctaccattgaatatgaaaagtggttgattatgggtaaaacgatggctgaaatccatcaaatgtttgtctgtataattttgttattaataactttaatttattttaaacttgataattcaattaaaaattaataatcgataatttattcaaattaaaaattaaattaatccaattaatttgaaaatttgaataattttgagtaaatcttaatttccaatagtttttcaaacattcaatttatgaatgagaaaaatattatttgaaataatgaataattattaataatattcaaaatgtataatttaatgagttctcatttttatttatttgaaaatcagaaaaaatatagatcgaacaaattcgcattcaaaatacacgccaacaatttcaacagctgattgggatggctgcaagataatacgcgaagtattaagagtatgcaaagtaatactttgcgcactagagcggaaaagtgattctttgcggcctgcgaTCAGTGCAGTaatggtcactttccaaggtaccTGTAGGTAAAGAAGATAACTCCATCCTAATCTAACATTGTTCCGTTTCCTGAATTGTCAAGAATTTTAGTAGGTTAGCTAAATTCTATCGGTTATTCCAGGTTATATCAATTCAATGAACTACTATAATAAGGTTAAATAAAAACGAAAATGTcagttcaaaataatttatttgagccaaactaaAATTTCAATGCACTTGAAGCATCATCAGCAGTGTTCTTTTTTTGGTTAGACTTGAAACTTTAGTtaggctcaaataaattatttgtggAACTGACAATTTAGCTTTCATTTCAActcaatatggagaaattcaacAATATCTCTGTCCATtatgtaaatatttttgaactacACTGTACTATAATGTTGAATATAAAATCTTTCCCCTTATTTGGATTTTGACGCCCCCAAATCTTTTTTGCTGCAGACTTGTGACGCCGAGCTTGCTAAATCATTGAATTGTATCCATAGTGCATGATACACAACACACAACTTATCTACATATAACCTATATCATCAATGTATATCGCAAAACGCTAAGAATTGTGGAGTGGTATTTGCTATTCGATTTCATTGTTAATTCTAGATAGGCCTACGTATTCGAAATAGCATCAACAACTTTCGAATGATGATACATGTGAATTTCTATTTGCATGTGATAGAACACTGCCAGCACACTTCCAATTGCCAAATGATACAACTATGCTATGCTGCCGTTTAGTTTCACATGAAAACCACAAACAACTAAGAATTGTTCTGTTTTTACTTTGATATGAATTGAGCAATTCTTTTGTGTCCCACCCCAAGCCTGGGAAtctattcaaacatttaactGACCACTTTTTATTGGAAGAATGAGGCCATTCACATTATGTTTCACAAGTGGATGGTCTCAGATTGTCGACCATATTCACAGATCATTTATGCTGGTATTTGAACAATAATTCAAGTGTATGCGTATTGTTTTCTAAAAATATGAGGAAACctctaaaataaaaatgttgaaattcttgaaattattttgttatgatttgtattgtttgtttccCATTTATTTCTCTGATACTTTCCAGTAGAACTGATATTCTGGTCAActgtaacaatttaaaaatgttgtTGTTTCTTTTATGATCTTAATAACTTTTTCTTTCATGATATTAAGACTTTTCAAATGAACAATTCTATATTCTGTAATGTATGATACAAACAGCTTTTGATCTGCATAAGCTTCATAACATTCTCAAAATTCCTGAAATGATGAATTTCAGAGAATATATTTCGTCAATCgctcttatttttattgtataccTCATTTAGACGCAGATGATGTGGTAGATCCAACTTGACACTTTCCCAGAACTCTTGATTACAAAACTATACTAATATCACTCTCATTTTTTTGTTATCACTTGTTATTCTtgaatttttatgcaaataatCTACAATAATTCATTGTTGAAGATGTAatggattgaaaaaaaatattagaaatctGAAAATCCATCTGATATCATGctagaataattttgtttctgagaaatatacttttttaaaaaattaagctTGCTTGCTGAGAATTAATTCAAATGATATAGTACGTTTTAGGTACAGTATTCTGATATTATTGTACTTGATGAAttgtttttcttgttctattTCAGAAGTGAGAGGGTTGATGAACAAGAAGCATGTTTCCGAAGGACATGAACAGGTGCAACAAGCCCTACTCGAGTACTGTGTTACGTTTTACCCCCAAGTTCAGGTAAGTACTGTAAAGTCGATATTTGCATTTTTTCTTATCGACGaagcattcatttatttatttatttatagaaatgTCTGTATCATCTTCCTCAGTTCGTCTTATTGGTTACtgtattcaatttaaaaaatcttggATTCACTGGTGTGAAGTGATTAATAACTTTCCTGAAATAACTATTGTGGAATCGTTCCATAATTAGACTTACAAaaatgtaaattgtatttttgtgtaaGTCTTGGGAATTCTCTTTGGTTAGTACATAGAGTTATATGATGAAACCAAGATTCTGAGCTTTACAGTTGTTAGTTAGTATTGTGTATCTGACAAAATCTTCAGATCAACTCAATTGTAATTTGAttgttcattattttctcaattttttcaagaaatttatcATAATAGTGGTATAGTTTGAATAAGGACGTATTGTTGGTATTAcattgatattataaatttagttaccatttttattttattttatctctccaataataaaatatacttgattAGGTTactatgataacaaaatttaactGTATTATAGAACATAGTTATCCATTATAAAATTGTTTCAGATATTAGAAGT
This window contains:
- the LOC120352033 gene encoding lysine-specific demethylase 4B-like, which gives rise to MKNQQHMNRKTIETEDEILEYEKPASHHPDNETETNSSPLPTTTTHMSVKCWVCSKAGGLVHCCDWSCSRWFHVTCALAKGCHFRISRFQGCKFFVTCSDHPHTHSKTCGIQMGQWVWARKDQIDRYHRGQVVGVSHCFYFNFEFPDGSYTDMLREQDIIEYGKNDNNSYLTTGTPMRVKWTDGEEYIGTYQGHEKRNAYTVNNFNAQT